A region of the Phycisphaerales bacterium genome:
GTTCGGTGGCGACCTTGGTCGCGGCGTAGGGGCTGATGGGCCGGCTCACGTCATCCGTTTCGGCAAACGGCACTTTTGAGTTGTTGCCGTAGACGCTCGATGAACTCGCGACGATGAAGTGCTGCGCACCGGCCTGCACCGCCGCGTCGAGCAGGCGCTGCGTGCCGACGACGTTGACGTGTGCGTAACGCGCAGGCTCAGCGATGCTCGGCCGCACCCCGGCGCACGCGGCCAGGTGCACGACGGCATCCGGCCGGGCGGCGTCGAAAGCACGCTTCACGTCCGCAGCGCTGGTGATGTCGCCCTCAATGAGATTCGCTCCGCCGCGCAGCGCCGGCTGCAGGTTGCGCTCCTTGATGGCTCGCGGGTAGAAGGGCGCGAAGTCGTCGATGATGGTGACAGCGTCGCCGCGAGCGAGCAGCGCTTCGGCCAGGTGCGAACCTATAAAACCGGCGCCGCCGGTGAGCAGAACACTGGACATGGGCAGTCATCGTAGCGGCCGGTGCCCGCGGCGGGCAGAGCCTGCGCTCGCACCCTTCGATCAGACTCAGGCCCCGAAGCCTCGCCGCTTAACCAGCGGCGCCTCTCACTTGACCAACGCTGCGCCTGAACTGTGGCGTCTGCGGCGGCGGCCTATGCTCGTGCGCCCCGTGGGCGAGGGGCGATCACCCCCGGGAGCGCTCGTCATGCGTCTGCTCTTCATTCTCGTTTCAAGTCTCTTCCTCGCCTGCACAACGCCGGCTCTGGCCCAGGACGCCGGGACGCCTCCCGACGACCAAGTCCCCGCCGAATCAGCGGCGATCCAGGTCCGTACGGATCGCGGCGTGGTCGCGTGGTACGAGCCCGCAGCGGACGGCTCGGGCCAGTACGTCTACAGCCGCGAACTCAACCACCCGGCGTCGCGCGTGCCCTTCGTGAGCCTGTTCTACGGCAGGTCGGGCGCGGCGATCGCCCTGTTTCTGTTCGGCTTGTTCGGACAGGCGATGTTCATGGGCCGCTTCGCGCTGCAGTGGATCGTCAGCGAACGCGCCGGCCGCAGCATCGTGCCCCTGGGCTTCTGGTGGCTGAGCCTGAGCGGCTCGACGATCCTGCTCAGTTACTTCCTGCTCCAGCGCGAGCCCATCGGCATCCTCGGCCAACTGCTCGGCCTTCCCATCTACCTGCGCAACATTTACATGCTGGCCCGTGACCGCAAGACGGGCTCGCGAAGCCCGTCTGATCCGGCGAGCCATCCGGTGCCCGACCCCAACGCCGAGGCGTGAATCGCGGCGTCAGGCGGAGTCAGGCGGCCTCGGGGCGGAAGTTGGCCAGTTTGGTGGCGCAGCGGGCGATTTCGACGAGGCCGTCGCGGGTCTGCGAGTCGAGTCTGGAGAACTCAAGGCCGATTTCGTGTCGCCGAAAGCCGGTCCGGCGCATCCACACCACGCGCGTCTCCAGCCGCACCTCGGCTGATGCAAACACGAGCGACAGGGCGATGCACTCGCCCACGGCGAAGCGCGGCGAGCCCTTGTGCCGCACGCGCATTCCGGCGGCGGAGATGTCGATCACGTCGCCCAGCGTGCATTCGAGCATGTTGCAGCGCAGGCGGCCGGTGCGGCGGACCTCCGCGCCGGCGGGCGCGAGCGGCGACGAGCTGTCGTGGCAATCGGCTGCCATGTCGATCCATGAAGATCGGCCGGGAGGGCGGGATTCTTGATTTTCCCCGCCGCGGGGCCGGGAAAGAGGCGGTGAAAGTTCGGCGGTTATCCACAGCCGGACTTGTGAAAACAGGCAACCTCTGCTACCCTGTGGCAACCCGAAAAAAAGGGGCGCGGACGCGGCTTCTCCAGCAGCCCGCCCGAACCAGGCGCGACAGCATGCAGTTACTCAAAGGAATCGGCGTTTCTCCGGGAGTGGTCATCGGCCGGGCTTTCGTCCTCGATGACATCGCGCTGCACGTCCCTAAACGCCACATCTCCACTTCCGACATCCCCCACCAGCACGAGCGCCTAGACGCGGCCGTCGCGGCCTCGATTGCCGAGCTCCAGGCCCTCCGCGACCGCATCGCGCGGGAGTTTGACCCGGAAGCGGCGAAGATCCTGGAATTCCACATCTTTCTGCTCCGCGATGACAACTTTCTCGAGCCGGTGCACCAGCGGATCCAGGAGCAGGAAGTAACTGCGGACTGGGCGGTCACTTACGAAATCCAAGCCATGGCGGACAAGTTCCGCGCCCTGGACAGCGAGGCATTCCGGTCCAAGGTATCAGACCTGCTCGACCTCGACCGCCGCCTGCTGCGCCATCTCGTCGGTGAGACCCAGAGCCGGCTCAAGCAGGTGGAGGGCGAGGTGGTGATCGTCGCCCACGATCTCACGCCCAGTCAGACCGTCGGCCTGGATACGAATCACGTCAAGGCCTTCGTGACCGACGCCGGCGGCCGAACCAGCCACACCGCCATCATGGCCAGATCCATCGCGATCCCCGCCATCGTCGGCCTCGAACGGTCAATGACCGACATCTTCGAGGATGATCTGCTCATCGTGGATGGCGATCGCGGCGTGCTGATCATCGATCCCGACGAGGCCACGCTCGAGCAGTACGGCAAGCGCATCGAGGTCCGCAAAACCTATCAAAAATCGCTCGCCGACGTCGCGCGCGAACCAGCCGAGACGACTGACGGGGTGCGGATCAAGCTGTACGGCAACATCGAGTTCCCCTTTGAGGTCGAACTCGTCGA
Encoded here:
- a CDS encoding SDR family NAD(P)-dependent oxidoreductase, producing MSSVLLTGGAGFIGSHLAEALLARGDAVTIIDDFAPFYPRAIKERNLQPALRGGANLIEGDITSAADVKRAFDAARPDAVVHLAACAGVRPSIAEPARYAHVNVVGTQRLLDAAVQAGAQHFIVASSSSVYGNNSKVPFAETDDVSRPISPYAATKVATELICSTAAHLHHLSVTALRFFTVFGPRQRPDLAIHKFLKRIAQGEAIPVFGDGSTSRDYTYIDDIIDGVIRAIDRCGQVERFRCYNLGGEHPVTLAQMIEAAEQTVGRRAVIDRQGNQPGDVVRTWADLTRSRAELGYEPRTSLVEGMARQWQWLRAEAR
- a CDS encoding lipid-A-disaccharide synthase N-terminal domain-containing protein, producing MRLLFILVSSLFLACTTPALAQDAGTPPDDQVPAESAAIQVRTDRGVVAWYEPAADGSGQYVYSRELNHPASRVPFVSLFYGRSGAAIALFLFGLFGQAMFMGRFALQWIVSERAGRSIVPLGFWWLSLSGSTILLSYFLLQREPIGILGQLLGLPIYLRNIYMLARDRKTGSRSPSDPASHPVPDPNAEA
- a CDS encoding PilZ domain-containing protein codes for the protein MAADCHDSSSPLAPAGAEVRRTGRLRCNMLECTLGDVIDISAAGMRVRHKGSPRFAVGECIALSLVFASAEVRLETRVVWMRRTGFRRHEIGLEFSRLDSQTRDGLVEIARCATKLANFRPEAA